AATTGGAAAGTGATGAAATCATCACAAGAACAGTTTATCCAGAAGTGCCCCCTAAAGTTGTTTATGGATTATCCAAAAAAGGAAAAGATCTCATGCCAATAATAGATATGATGGAAGAATTCGGGAAGAAACATGGTAGATAAATAAAAAGCGTCAATCAGTTGGAATCATAACTGATTGACGCTTTTTTGTTCATTTAAACTTTCGTTAATGCATTATTGAAATCATTTTTCATTTTAATCCAAGCTTGATTGATATCCTCATCTAAACCGAATAGACCACTTCTGCCTAATATATAAATATCTGGATTTGCTTTTTGAATTTTGCTAAATGTTTTTTTATTAGATGAACCATCCATTTCAATTAAATACTCATATTGATATTCATCTCTTAATTTTCTTAACTCAACGATTTTTTCTAACGTTTCATCTATGAATTTCTCTCCTGCAAAACCTGGGTCTACTGTCATAATTGTGATTTTATCTAAATATTTAATATAAGGTTTGATTACTTCTATTGGTGTTTCTGGATTCAATACTATACCAACTTTTTTATTATGATCATGAATTTTGTTAATTAAACGATATGCAACTCCATTCACTACTTCTGCATGGATACATATATAATCTGTATCTACTTTTAATAATTCATCTACCCAAAATGATGGTTCTGTTACCATTAAATGTGCAGAAATAGGTACATCTGAAATCTTCTTCACTTGTTCTATAAACCATGGTGAAAGTGTTATATTTGGTACATAATGACCATCCATAATATCCACGTGATAGGATTCTACATGATTATTTAAAAATGTAATTTGATCGCTAAATTTATTTAAATCCATCGTCATTAATGATGGTGAAAACTTTGTATTTTTCATTATTTTTACCTCCATTAGTAAACTTTTAGATCTCCTAAATCAATATCATCTTCTTCAATTTCATCAACCATTTCTTCTGATTCATTGACTGGCTTTTTCAATATTACGAGAACGACTGCTGTTACAATTACATTTGCAACAATGGCTATTACAAATCCCATAGGTTGTGACATAGTTGGAATGGCTAACATCCCACCGAATGGTA
This portion of the Mammaliicoccus vitulinus genome encodes:
- the alsE gene encoding D-allulose 6-phosphate 3-epimerase, whose product is MKNTKFSPSLMTMDLNKFSDQITFLNNHVESYHVDIMDGHYVPNITLSPWFIEQVKKISDVPISAHLMVTEPSFWVDELLKVDTDYICIHAEVVNGVAYRLINKIHDHNKKVGIVLNPETPIEVIKPYIKYLDKITIMTVDPGFAGEKFIDETLEKIVELRKLRDEYQYEYLIEMDGSSNKKTFSKIQKANPDIYILGRSGLFGLDEDINQAWIKMKNDFNNALTKV